A part of Coriobacteriia bacterium genomic DNA contains:
- a CDS encoding GyrI-like domain-containing protein: MTEPSVITTEPVAIAYITMHGRYAQTPEGYGRLYAWIGQHGLQPLGMPAAVYLTMPPETPEADAVWELWAPVAGDPAEAPADASGIGIRHVPATLAASAMHKGPYETVAPTYEMLWRWIGENGYVLDGPPMERYYSDPAEVPPEEYLTEVLMPVRKA; encoded by the coding sequence ATGACAGAACCCAGCGTGATCACGACAGAGCCCGTTGCCATAGCCTACATCACAATGCACGGCCGGTACGCGCAAACACCCGAGGGATACGGTCGGCTCTACGCGTGGATCGGGCAGCACGGGCTGCAGCCTTTGGGCATGCCCGCGGCGGTGTACCTCACCATGCCGCCGGAGACCCCTGAGGCCGATGCGGTGTGGGAGCTCTGGGCGCCTGTTGCGGGCGATCCCGCCGAGGCTCCTGCCGACGCCTCGGGCATTGGGATCAGGCACGTGCCGGCCACGCTCGCTGCCTCGGCGATGCACAAGGGGCCGTACGAAACGGTGGCTCCCACCTACGAGATGCTCTGGCGCTGGATCGGCGAGAACGGCTACGTGCTCGATGGGCCGCCGATGGAGCGCTACTACTCGGATCCGGCCGAAGTCCCGCCGGAGGAGTACCTGACCGAGGTCCTGATGCCGGTGAGGAAGGCATGA